A window of Streptomyces sp. Je 1-332 genomic DNA:
CGTACAGGCCGTTGAGTCCCTTGAGCTGCTCGGTGACGGACGGCACCTCGGCGCGGTGCTCCTCGGGGATCGAGGACGCGGCGAGCGAGTCGATCGTGCCGGTGGGGGAGATGGGGGCGGCGCTCGCGGCGGGCGCGGCCAGGGCGGTGGCGCCCGCCGCGAGAGCGAGGGCGGCGGCCATGCGTCGTGTTGAGATCATGTGATGCGCAACGGATCGGAACAGCGCTGGACACGGTCGCCCGGACGAATTCACCGACGATTTCACCAATGATGTACCGATCAGTGCCGTTACCTGCGGTCGATGAGGCCGTTGAAGGGACAGTAGGGCCGCGTACATGCGGCTGTACTCGTCAATTCAAAGGAGAACGTGATGTCTCGCATCGCGAAGGCAGCCGCTGTTGCCGTCGGCACGGGCGCCGTGGTGCTCAGTGGCACCGGTATGGCCATGGCTGACGCCGGCGCCGAGGGTGCGGCCGTGGGCTCGCCCGGCGTCCTTTCGGGCAACCTCGTCCAGGTCCCGGTCCACGTCCCGGTCAACGTGTGCGGCAACACTGTGGACGTCATCGGGCTGCTGAACCCGGCGTTCGGCAACACCTGCGTGAACGCCGACGGCGGACACAAGGGCGGCCACGGCGGCTACGGCAGCTGACCCCCGTACGTGAACCCCCGGCGGCCAACGGCCGCCGGGGGCTTCGTCATGCCGGTCACGCGTAGCGGTAGCTGCCCCCGTCACGCGTACCGGTAGATGCCCCGGTGGCTGATCAGCTCGTCCGGCTTCGCGTCCCACGGCGGCATCCCCTCGTAACGCGCGCAGATACGGCCGCGCGGCGGCCCGTTGCCGGCCCTCGGAGGCTTCTCGGGCAGGTAGGGCGCCGAGCGGGGGTGGCGCGCCTGCCAGCGGTCCCACAGCAGGTCCACGAAGGCGTGGTTCAGCCAGAACACGGGGTCGTTGACCGACGCGCCGCCGAGCATGTGTCCGCCGACCCAGCGATGGACGCGGTTGTGGTTGCGCCACTTGCTGTTGCCGATGCCGGACGTCCACCCCTCCAGCTTGTTGCGGAAGCCGGTGGACGAGGTGGAGTCCCAGGGCGCCTTGTCGTACAGGGGGTCGCGCATCGCACGGGACAGCTCCGCCTCGGTGGGCAGCTCGATCGGGTTCTGCGGCCGGCCGAAGTCACGCATGAGGAAGTCACCGCTCGTCTCCCCTTCCTTGATGATCCAGGCCCCGTTCGTACGGGCGAACGGGCCTGTCATCACCTGCCGGTCGGTGCGGCGCCCGTTGCCGCCCATGAGCCCGCTGCCCCAGAGCGAGGCGCCGGGTGACCTGTCCGCCGTCCAGTCCCAGTACGGGACGGACACCGCGGAGTCCACCCGTTGCAGGGCCCGCTCGAACTCCAGCAGGAACCGGCGGTGCCAGGGCAGGAACGAGGGCGTCATGTGGGCCACCCGCAGTCCGTCGTCGCCGTCGGACACGTAGTGCTCGATATGGACCCGGACGAACTCGTCGTACTCGCCCTTGCGTTTGAGCTCGAGCAGCGCGTTGACGAATCGCCGCTTCTCGGCACTGGTGAGCCGGGCCTGGTTCTTGCGCGTGTGGACCACGTCGGTTCGCTCCTCCGGTCCGGGCGTGCGGGGCGGTGATCAGGTGTGCACGGCGCGCAGTTGCTGCCCGGGGCCGAGTTCGTCCACTGCCCTGCGGGTGGCGATGAGAGGCGTCGGATACGACTGGTAGTGGTCGATCATGCTCAGATAGCCGCCGTCGGCGCGCCGTATGAGGTGGAGCGGGCGTCCGTCGACGGTGATGTCCCAGGAGACGTCCGTGTGGGGGCCGTTCGCGGTGGCTCTCGACCCGCGGATGTGCCGGCCCGCGTAGATCTCGTCGAACGAACCGTCACCGAGGTCGTCGGACGAACCGTCACCAAGGTCGTCGGACGGCGGGTCCTGAGCCGGTTGCCTGGTCCACCAGTGGAGGGCGGCCTGCCCCGTGACGGCGGTGACGGCGACGGCGATGAGGTT
This region includes:
- a CDS encoding chaplin produces the protein MSRIAKAAAVAVGTGAVVLSGTGMAMADAGAEGAAVGSPGVLSGNLVQVPVHVPVNVCGNTVDVIGLLNPAFGNTCVNADGGHKGGHGGYGS
- a CDS encoding tyrosinase family protein, translated to MVHTRKNQARLTSAEKRRFVNALLELKRKGEYDEFVRVHIEHYVSDGDDGLRVAHMTPSFLPWHRRFLLEFERALQRVDSAVSVPYWDWTADRSPGASLWGSGLMGGNGRRTDRQVMTGPFARTNGAWIIKEGETSGDFLMRDFGRPQNPIELPTEAELSRAMRDPLYDKAPWDSTSSTGFRNKLEGWTSGIGNSKWRNHNRVHRWVGGHMLGGASVNDPVFWLNHAFVDLLWDRWQARHPRSAPYLPEKPPRAGNGPPRGRICARYEGMPPWDAKPDELISHRGIYRYA
- a CDS encoding tyrosinase family oxidase copper chaperone — encoded protein: MPITAFTRRATMRNLIAVAVTAVTGQAALHWWTRQPAQDPPSDDLGDGSSDDLGDGSFDEIYAGRHIRGSRATANGPHTDVSWDITVDGRPLHLIRRADGGYLSMIDHYQSYPTPLIATRRAVDELGPGQQLRAVHT